The Arvicola amphibius chromosome 6, mArvAmp1.2, whole genome shotgun sequence DNA window TAAAAAGcgacacaagagaaaaaaaaagtctgaatttTGTCCTGCAACTTGGACTCCACTTTCCAccaagtctgttgaattaaaaaaaaatcagttgggCAGCTAGTGTTCTCGGGGTAGGGAGAAAATGAAGCCACACATGTAGTAGAGCACGTGACTTATTGCTGAGTTTTTGAAGCGAGGAATCTAAACGGCGGGCGGGGTTTCTCTAGAATTCTGGACAAGAGGGTGTGAACTGGACCGATACCCTGTTTGCATTACAGGAAGGAGAAACctaaggggagagaaaggggaagaatgaATTGTCCCTTACAGGCACGTGTATGAAACCTATTTACATCGCTGGTGGTGTGAGCACTTAACGTAGTGGGTCCATGACACGGGGCCGCGTACAGGCCAGGCGAATCTTCACAAGTAGGTCACATTTGGGAGCCTTCCTCCAGAACGACCTCTAGGAGGCAAACGAGATGGCTCCCTGTCCAAGCCCCTCCACGTCGGTGAAAGAGACTTCTGTAGATCCCGTCAACTTTGTCATCTCTAGCCTCCACCCGTCCCTCGGAGGCCCAGGACGGTCATCTTCTCCCGGGAGGACCCGGGGGCGACGGGCAGCTCGCAGGCCCCCTAGCGCCCGTCCGAGCAACGCGGAAGCCCCGCTAGCACCCGCTACGCCGAACGCCCACCGAGGCCGCGACGCGGTCGGGTCCTCCCACCGCCCGAAGCCCCTCGCGGCCCCGCCCGGGCCCCCTCGGGAGACACCGCCCCGCCCCGCCGTCCCGCCTCCCCCGCCCCGCCCGCCCGCGCGCGCCAACTCCCAGATCCGCGCGCTGATTGGCCCGCGCATTCCCGCTCTGCTTCCCGAACCGCCATTTTGAAAATCTTGTTGATTCTGAGGAGCCGAGCGAGCTTGCGGCGGCGCGAGAACCTCGGCCCGCGCGCCTTCTCACTCGGCGGCGGCCTCCTCGTGCGCACCCGCGGTGAGGGCGGCAGCGGGGAGCAGCGTGGCGGCTTTGCCCCCGCGGCggcggggaggtgggggggggggagacgacGCGGCCGTCCGCCCGGCGGCCCGACGCGGGGGAGGGGACGCGCGGCGCGCACGGCGAGGCTCGCCTTGGCCGGACTGGCCTGGCCCGGCCCGGGGCGGCGCGGCGCAGGCCGGGCGGGAGCGCGCGCGCCGGCGGCGGGAGGGCGGTGCGATTTCCCGCCTCGGGCATCCCTGGGGAGGCGGGCGGAGTGGCTGAGCCTTCGGAGTGGGCGCCTGAGAAGCAGCTACCGCCGAGCGGTCGCCGCGGTCCAGCCGgtgcgagcgagcgagcgagtgAACCGGAGCGTGCGGCTTCCTCTCCGCCCGCAGGTCCCCAGCAGTAtgtcggcggcggcggcggcggcggcccccGCTGCGGAGGCAGAGGACGGCCCAGCGCAGCCCGCGTCCGAGAAGGAGCCCGAAATGCCGGACCCTAGGGATgagagtgaggaagaggaggaggaggaggaggaagaagaggacgacgaggaggaagagaaaggtgggCAGGGACGCGCATCCCTCATGGGTGGAATTTTCACATCGAAAGTtttttcctcccccccctcccttgGGAAGCGGTGCTCTGGCTTTTTGGCGCTCGGAGGCAGCAGGTCGGAGTGGTTGGTTTCAGGCGAATGATGTGTATATTTGCCAACCATCAGTGGCAGAGAAttgggatttttcttctttctttttttttttctttcctttgagccTTTGCCAGGGTTGCGATGGCGAGTGTAGCTGAGTTTTCGCGCTGTGCCATCTGAACACTTCGTCACCCAGCAGGAAGTTTGTAAGTCTGAGATCTGTCTTCCACGCCACTGCTGTGTGGGTACGCGAGTGTTTTCATTGTGCTAATTTCATTCTGCAGCGTTTGCCTTTTGAAGTTCCTCTAAGGTCCGCGCTGTAACCTAACACCACAGGTATGCTAGCTCATCCTGGAAATGGTTCCGTGTCTCCAGCCCTCTGTGGCTGCTGGTTTTTGAGGAAGGGTTCTTGTGGGCGCGTTTTTCTTTGCCTAGGAATCACCCGTGAAAGCTGCCGCTGCTGGAGAAAGTAGTTtcaaaacggaaaaaaaaaaaaaaaaaactgaactgaaaGTTAGACTGAACCCACATTGGTCTCGGTTTTGGAGCTAATAGTGTTCAGATGGTGGTGATGACCACCTCTGTGTGAGTGGAGGCTGAACGGGGAAGCCCGCTTAGAGACGTGCAGGAGGATTGTCAGTTGTCCAGGATGCTTCTTGCTGCCCCTCCACAGGTACATGAGTTTTCCCGGGACATTCTCATATTGGAAAGCCCCAGAAACAGCTCTTCACATATTCCGGTGCTAGTCGGGTCCAGCTTGACAGCAAATGGCCAGAGCAGGTCTCAGGGTTCAAGCTCTCGCCCcaagctgtcatttctttttgtaaatataaTATGGGCAAGGGGAACAAGGTATACTCTGTATTTGAAGTGGTATGTGCCCTAAGACCTTATGGGAGTGTGTCATTTAAGTACAGCACTTGCTTTAATTATAAATCTTAATACGAATTGTTTAATTACCTTGAGGTTACTTGCAATCAAATAATTGAAAGTTGGCTGCCTTGTCAGTATTGTTAAGACTTTCTTAGAACTTGGACCTCTGATAGTTTACTACTTTTTTTGTCttcctgggggcggggggggggtaaAGTTGAGGTATTAGAGGTAGTGAGTTTCCTTGGGCAGAAAGAAATTGAGAAGTTATGTAAATACACTATAAAAGGCCAAAACACGTTTTAGAGGCTCAAAATAATTCACAGAATCCTGGAGTTTGTTGAATATAAgtcagttattttaaaaaactttctttgTGGGTTTAGTCCTTAATAGTTTCAAAACTAATTCATTATAACTCATTTTTTCTCTTGAGATGTTTGAGATGCTGGAATTATCAGTTTTTAATTCTACTTAGCCCAGACTATACCTTCAGTATAATGATAGAAAGGTACATGACGATGAATTTACTGAAGTCTGGGAAGTGAGGCATTGTTAGCAAGATTTGGAAGTGAATTGTGGAAGATGAGACAGACTGAACTGGAGCAGTGACTCTTAGCTTTTGTCTTTAGGGTTTGGGTGATGGTGTTAttctccagaaaaacaaatacaaacggGAACAAGCGTGCTTGGAGAGGATTACAAGGTCTTGGATGTGTTGTTTGGGTTCCTGTAGGACATAGAGGAGTTGTCCAGGTTACAGCCAGCCTACATTAATTTGAAAACTACTCCAAGCTTGGACTAAGTAATTGTTAGTTTGTAGATCCTGATCCAAAGCAAGTGAATGGCTTAAGTTACCAAGAAGAAATTGAGTGATAAGAGGAGCTGTTAATGCTAGCTTTCTGCATTCGTTCTTTGCAGCTCCTTATAAAGCCCCAAATCTGAACTGTCTTGTGAAACCTACACTGtttttgccgggcggcggtggcgcacgcctttaatcccagcactcgggaggcagaggcaggcggatctctgtgagttcgagaccagcctggtctacaagagctagctccaggataggctccaaagctacagagaaaccctgtctcgaaaaacaaaaacaaacaaacaaaaaaaaaaacctacactGTTTTCATCCTTTTTCCTCCCTGACCACAAAATAATCCCTCTTCAACTCACAAATTTGGGGGGGTTATTTatcctttattaattaattaaatttatttaatttatcctTTATTAAGCTTTATTAATGCCAAATCCAAACTTTTATGAATTTCATTCAGTATCATCATGAATGGGACAGTTTAATTCAATAATTTATCTCATCTAtttcacttttaaagaaattagaaaaaaaatcaacatatcaaggtcttttgtgtttaaaatttatttattttcccccatgatatttattgagttctacatttttctctgttctcctccctgcttctaccctcccctccttcaaccctcccccaaggtccccatgttcccagtttactcaggagatcttgtctttttctactttctacttcccgtgtagattatatctatgtaagtctttcttagtgttcgtattgttgtctaagttctctgggattgtggtttgtaggctagcttttctttgctttatgtttaaaaaccaccaatgagtgagtacatgtgataattgtctgggttacctcactcaaaataatgttttctagttccatccatcttcctgcaaaattcaagctgtcatttttttcttctgtgtagtatttcattgtgtaaatgtaccacatttttatccattcttcgatcaaggggtATTTATTTAGGTTGttgccaggttctggctatgacaaacaaagctgctatgaacatagttgagcacatgtccttgtggcacgattgagcatcctttggatatatgcctaaAAGTGGTACtagtgggtcttgaggaaggttgcacaaaacgttttttaaaaatatttttatttctgtatatgggtgttttgcttgcatgtatgtatgtacaaccCAGTGTGtggcctggtgccctcagaggtcagaaggtaTCTGATCATCCCGGAaagtggagttagagatggtgtgagctgccatgtgctcaGTATCACACCCTGGTCCTCTGATAGAGCAGTGAGTGCTCCCTAACCACTGGTCTATCAGTCCCTCAGAAAACATTTtgtagcttttctttgtttttgtgtggcAGGGGTGGTGCATGTGAAGATCAAAAGACAGCTTGAGGGACTCTTCCACCGTATTCATTCTGTCTGGGCTTAGGCCTCTGGGGTATTGGACCTGAGTCACCAGTTTTAGACATTCTATAATTGATCTGCATCCTTATCCCTTATTTGTATCTTTCTTAAAGATCTTTTATCGTCTTTCACATTAAGGACAGTTTTCATTTTCCTAGTGGAAATTTCAAAAAATGCTTAATAACACCATTTTGATTATTAGGTACATTTTTGGACATAATAGGCATTCTCTTGAATGAAAAGAGGACCGACCACAAAATATAGTTTATTTGACTAGGTTTCAATCAGTAAGTAgtttttcataaatataaccaTATCTTAAgctttatatattacatatttcctGAGTTTTTCTCAGAAGTCTGGACTAAACAATAGTTAACTTTGTTAGAGTGACTTATGGCTGTCATGAACATAATTATCATACTACTAAATAACATCCAGCCAGTGATCTTAAAACAGGTACCAAAGTACAGTCAGATAAGGAAATATGCGCTAGTGTTTATAACACAGTAGTATGGATGCttagtttaaaatattatatgtttGTATGAAAAACTAGAAGAGTTCAAAGGCCCACAAACAATGAAATAATGAGATTGAAATACTAATCTTGCTTAGTCCATGTTAAATACATTTCTCTTGTGTATCAAAAAGGTTAGTGAGAAactaagtaatttttttcaagagtCCAGTGACTAGGTTTTAATATAATTGGATAAGAATTTTTGTTACTTTAGACTGGGTGCTTGAGAAACTTGAGTAAATAAAATCTTCCACAGTGTTGCATGTCATTTGCTTCTTAAAACATGCTTGGGGGAAAGTATGGTATTGGGTTTGGGAGCTCTTTTTCCCCACCTGTGTATAAAGCTGACACATTATTTTAGCTTTTTgctatttaagaatttaaaagttATTCATTTAATTTCTAGAAAAGAGTCTCATTGTGGaaggcaagagagaaaagaagaaggtagaaaGATTGACAATGCAAGTGTCTTCCTTACAAAGAGAGCCATTTACAATTGCACAAGGTAAGTTAattctatatttcttttatagtGAAAATGCCCAGTTAGGCAGGAAAGTGATTAGCAAATTCTTGGTAATAGCATACTTAGTGTTTAGGAAGATGTGATCTATTTGgggataattttaattttccctaTTAACATAAAGTTATACAAACTATGCTGTGGTCATAATTTTCATTAAGGTAACTAAATATTAATAAGGCCTGGGTActtaattatgatttttttttccagggaaGGGTCAGAAACTTTGTGAAATTGAAAGGATACATTTCTTTCTGagtaagaaaaaaacagatgaaCTTAGAAATCTACACAAACTGCTTTACAACAGACCAGGCACAGTAAGACTTTGAAAACATCTTTCCTATGTTTTTTGATACTTAGTATATTAAGATGCTTCACTATAGAGCCATAATTTTAATCCTGTAAGACTTTAATGATCCGATACCAGTAAGTAAATTCAGACACGGACTTTTTGTAGTGTGAGTAGCTtgttatcttttccttttatttttatttatttttttgtttttgtttgtttggggtgggtggggtttccagacagggtttctctgtagctttagagcctgtcctggaactagctcttattgtagaccaggctgacctcgagaacccagatctgcctgcctgtctctccagtgttgggattcaaggtgtgcatcaccaccaagCAAGTAGCTGGTTATTAACAAGACAGTACCTAgggctttctcttgtttttcagcCCAACCTGGGATAGATGAGTAGTTCAGAGATAGATTGCTTATCTGCCATGCCCAAGGCCATAAGTTGGGTTTCTGACACTGtaaccaccaaaacaaaaatgctccAAACTGAAAATCTAAATTATATAATACAGTCTGTTGtgattttagtgatttttttttaaaaattgtattagaATAAATTTGGTTTTCAATGTTCTGACTACTCACAATAAATATTCCCTTGTGATTGTAATACTCGTaaaagtgggtgacagttgtttGCCAAATGATATGCTCTACATATAACTACTTGAAAAGAAAGggattgttttatttgtatgggtgttttacctagTGTCTGATGTGTGCTTGCTACCTGAGGGGGTATTTGGATTCCCtgggctgaagttacagatggttgtgagccagccaCCATATACCGGGGCCctctgaagaacagccagtggtcttcagccatttcttcagcccatGTCACTGCTTGTATTTGAAATAAGAAACTTTGCTTTGGGTTGTGTAAAACAAGTTAGATGTTATTAAGGCTGTCTGAAGCACGGTCTAGTTTATTTTAACATGTGCTAACCTCAGTTTGCACGATCTAATTTACACATGTCTCATAACTAGTGAATGGATTAACTTTTTGGAGtacttaaaattatttgcttttttaaaaatactcactGACTAGTAACTTTCTACACCTACGTAAGAAACAATTCTGGTAACTTACTAGGTGAAAATACATTCAgattcaaacttttcaaagaattaattcaGTTTGTAGAATTTTTGTAATGTTAATATGTCAGTAGCACATACTTTTCAGTTTTGTTCAGTAAATTAACTTGGGTGATGGCTCTGAAAATAGACACtatctttgagtttttttttttatttgtacattACTGGATAGTAACATTAacaatatcaaaaatattttcaggtgTCCTCATTAAAGAAGAATGTGGGTCAGTTTAGTGGCTTTCCATTTGAAAAAGGCAGTACCCagtataaaaagaaggaagaaatgctgaaaaagtaagttatttttataaatattgttatTGGTTGATAATGCTATATTcgttttaaaaatgaatgcctGCTCATTTTTAGTAGATTGCTAACTTTAAGTTAGTACTTGACAAGTCTTTCATAGCATCACCTTGGGTTATCTGTTATGTTCCAGTAAATAATgacttaaaattattgaaaacccttaaaatttcattttctagaaGATACAGGTAATCTGAGAGTCCAAAGGTCATACAATCTGAAGGAAATGTAATGAAATGTATTTCTGTTCCCTGCTGTTACTATTTCTTCTTAGtgttttaaacttgccttgaacATAATTTCTTTGATGAGAAATTGTCATTTTTCATAATGCTAGCAAAATGACAAACCTTAGAACTTCTGTTTACTAAATGCTTGTAGatagagaatttaaataaaaattaggtcTTCATTGAGAAACTGTAATGCTGAATTACTAATTTAAACAATTTTCAAGTGCATGAATTTTGTAGTATTGGAAATTTAGGTAATTTTCCAGTGAGTTTACGTCAGTTGTTggtaaatattcattttctaatGGTTGTGCACTGTGGTCAGGTAATTAATAGAGTAACCTACAGGGAAATACTTATAACTGCTATGGAAACAAAGACCAATTTTTCTGGCTCTTCTTTATATCATGAAGATTATTTATGAATTCGTGTGTAGTTACCTTCTTTTTCCCCTGCTTTCTGTTTTAGGTTTAGAAATGCCATGCTAAAGAGCATCTGTGAGGTTCTTGATTTAGAGAGATCAGGTGTGAACAGCAAACTAGTGAAGAGGATCTTGAATTTCTTAATGCATCCAAAGCCTTCTGGCAAAGTAAGGATCTGTTTTTTTACCATCTCAGTAAAATGATTATTAgcagcctttcctttctcttactGGAATGGTAATTTAGCCACAGAATTGTGTTGATAGTCTGTGATGTCAtctgcatttaaaatatatgccTTTCATGGACAGAACTgcaatattttcataatataaaatagcATTTCCTTCAAATCAGGTGTGAGTAGTACAAGATTAAGAAAAGTAGTCTGAGCCggagggggggggagtgggggggtggcgcacgcctttaatcccagcgctcaggaggcagagacaggtggattggtggatctctgtgagttcgagaccagcctggtctacaagagctagctccaggacaggctctaaagctgcagagaaaccctgtctcaaaaaacaaaaaacaaaaaaaacaaaaaaagaaagaaaagtagtctggtggtggcagcacacagaggcaggcggaactccaGGAGGTCCggtacagctagggctgttaacacagagaaccccggtcttgaaaaaaatcaagaaagaaaagtggcgacgcacatctttgatcccactTCAATCCTAGCAGCCGGTCTCTAgttaggggccagcctggtctacagagcaagttccagtgtcctaaggctacccagagaaaccctgcttcaaaaaaacaaacagataaaaagataaaagtacCTACATGTCACAAAGATTTACACCAGGGCTGCAGGGTTTTCTGTCTGGAAGGCATTGGAATAAGGGAACTACATTAAGGAAATGGTTATGTGGGACTGatacatagtttttaaattttagaatttagCAAATACTCCTAAGAAAgcattgaaaaataaattcattgacTGATCAAATAGTTTTTCTCGTGTAATTAGAAATGGATACAGTTTAACTGAAGGCATATATAACACGTTAACCTATTTCATACCTGTTATTTATTACTTTCATAATTAACTTACTCAACATTTATTCCATACTGAAAGATGTTGCTGAGAACTTGGCATTACTGAAAGAGGTAGTATAAATTGAGGATATTTGATTGCTAATTAagctttattttctctgcatAGTTGTTTCCACTCCTTTGATTAATTAAAGCAAGAAGCTCCTAGTAATGGTATCTTTAGtgcttataaaaatgaaatacattaagtCTAGTTTCAGTTATTGTCTTGATCAAATGTAGACACTACCTGAACTCATTACAGTGCATACTTCTAGTCCTGTTTCAGAACCAACGAATGATACCCTTTGCAGATGGTTATGCCAGATGTTTACAAGACAATTGAGAACTCTGGTAATGCAGTTTTAGGTAGCCTGACACATTTAAAGATGATTTCTCTGTTAATCCTTTAAATACTTTCTGACAGAATTTGAGTTAACGTAATTATCAAAACGAGTTGACTGACTTAGAAATACCCTTATTGATGTTACTGTTAATAAGCTTTTTTCTCTCTATATAAAGCCATTGCCAAAATCCAAAAAATCTTCAAGCAAAGGTAGTAAAAAGGAACGGAACAG harbors:
- the Dek gene encoding protein DEK isoform X1, whose protein sequence is MSAAAAAAAPAAEAEDGPAQPASEKEPEMPDPRDESEEEEEEEEEEEDDEEEEKEKSLIVEGKREKKKVERLTMQVSSLQREPFTIAQGKGQKLCEIERIHFFLSKKKTDELRNLHKLLYNRPGTVSSLKKNVGQFSGFPFEKGSTQYKKKEEMLKKFRNAMLKSICEVLDLERSGVNSKLVKRILNFLMHPKPSGKPLPKSKKSSSKGSKKERNSSGTTRKSKQTKCPEILSDESSSDEDGKKKKEESSDDEGRESEEEQPPKKTAKKEKAKQKAAAKSNKSVKSANVKKADSSTTKKNQNSSKKESESEDSSDDEPLIKKLKKPPTDEELKETVKKLLADANLEEVTMKQICKEVYENYPAYDLTERKDFIKTTVKELIS